A region from the Leopardus geoffroyi isolate Oge1 chromosome C2, O.geoffroyi_Oge1_pat1.0, whole genome shotgun sequence genome encodes:
- the COMMD2 gene encoding COMM domain-containing protein 2 — protein sequence MLLDLSEEHKEHLAFLPQVDSTVVAEFGRIAVEFLRRGSNPKIYEGAARKLNVSSDTVQHGVEGLTYLLTESSKLMISELDFQDSVFVLGFSEELNKLLLQLYLDNRKEIRTILSELAPDLPTYHSLEWRLDVQLASRSLRQQIKPSVTIKLHLNQNGDHNTKVLQTDPATLLHLVQQLEQALEEMKTNHCRRVVRNIK from the exons ATGCTGCTGGACCTTTCGGAGGAGCATAAAGAGCACCTGGCCTTTCTGCCGCAAGTGGACAGCACGG TGGTCGCCGAGTTTGGGCGGATTGCGGTGGAATTCCTGAGGCGAGGCTCGAACCCCAAGATCTACGAAGGCGCCGCCA gaAAACTAAATGTGAGCAGTGACACTGTCCAGCATGGTGTGGAAGGATTAACATACCTCCTCACTGAAAGCTCGAAGCTTATG ATTTCTGAACTGGATTTCCAagattctgtttttgttctgGGATTCTCTGAAGAATTGAACAAATTATTGCTTCAGCTTTATCTAGACAACAGAAAAGAGATCAGAACTATTCTGAGTGAATTGGCACCAGACCTTCCCACTTACCACAGCCTTGAATGGAGACTAGATGTACAG CTTGCAAGCAGAAGCCTCAGGCAACAGATAAAACCATCAGTGACTATAAAGCTACACCTTAATCAGAATGGAGATCACAACACCAAAGTTCTGCAGACAGACCCAGCCACTCTGCTCCATTTGGTTCAGCAATTGGAACAAGCATTGGAGGAGATGAAAACAAACCACTGTAGGAGAGTTGTGCGCAATATCAAGTAG